The Castanea sativa cultivar Marrone di Chiusa Pesio chromosome 11, ASM4071231v1 genome contains a region encoding:
- the LOC142616334 gene encoding LOW QUALITY PROTEIN: phospholipase A1 PLIP1, chloroplastic (The sequence of the model RefSeq protein was modified relative to this genomic sequence to represent the inferred CDS: inserted 2 bases in 1 codon; deleted 1 base in 1 codon; substituted 1 base at 1 genomic stop codon), whose product MVCTTVTIPTSPATTTTKDIFKEHNGLHRSLSSKDLHNRATSIQRSYSDNHLFYSVNRIQATATQPEQKNSRSMGIFPFQLSGSIIRNSVRSFLFDPETSKGMDVVEKDMNIEDNLVRSSEGEERKRSNWVERLLELRSHWRDRQQKESVDKDEACEGDDIGDCDYCTVDYSAEEEXYRESFSRLLVRVPWSDTKLFSKLAFLSNMAYVIPEIEAKDLKKYYGLQFVTSSLKKKAEAAVIKAKLDEDSTRVPKIASIDIHSSSQKAVDFEKKCPIHPSVAYEIAASPASYVQSQEEGEISTRLYKSEVAAYMAASTMTAVVAAGEREKLEAARDLQSLHSLACEWFVCDDLSTYTRCFVIQGSDSLASWQANLFFEPTKFEGTDVLVHRGIYEAAKKIIEQYMPEIIGHMKKYGDRAKLQFTGHSLGGSLSLLVNLMLLTRKVVKPSHLRPVVTFGXPFVFCGGQNLLDELGLDESKIHCVMMHRDIVPRAFSCNYPDHVALLLKRLNGSFRSHSCLMKNVSIIFFFIIYIILCKLFILQPDEKSSPAHTLLPPGSALYVLDKTQIGYYTSALRAFLNSPHPLETLGDPTAYGSEGTVCRDHDSSNYLKAVNGVLRQRSKMAVRKVRKQRNLLWPLLTSPSPHTWYYESDWNNSSLATKEIMTGV is encoded by the exons ATGGTATGCACAACGGTGACCATTCCAACATCTCCAGCtaccacaacaacaaaagaCATCTTCAAGGAGCACAATGGTCTTCACCGCTCACTCTCTAGCAAGGACCTTCATAATAGAGCCACTAGTATCCAGAGGTCCTACTCTGATAACCACCTTTTTTATTCTGTAAACCGTATTCAAGCCACAGCAACACAACCAGAACAAAAGAACAGTCGCTCAATGGGAATTTTCCCATTTCAATTATCTGGCTCCATTATTCGAAATTCAGTTCGATCATTCTTGTTTGACCCGGAGACTAGTAAGGGCATGGATGTAGTTGAGAAAGATATGAATATAGAGGATAACTTGGTGCGTAGTAGTGAAGGAGAGGAAAGAAAGAGATCGAATTGGGTGGAGAGGCTGTTGGAATTAAGAAGTCATTGGAGGGATAGGCAGCAGAAGGAGAGTGTGGATAAAGATGAGGCTTGTGAAGGAGATGACATTGGTGATTGTGATTATTGTACAGTTGATTATAGTGCAGAAGAAGA GTATCGTGAATCATTCTCAAGACTTTTGGTCCGAGTACCATGGTCTGATACCAAGCTATTCTCTAAATTGGCGTTTTTGAGCAACATGGCTTATGTGATACCAGAGATCGAG GCCAaggatttgaaaaaatattatggCCTACAATTTGTAACATCTTCACTGAAGAAGAAAGCAGAGGCCGCTGTTATTAAAGCCAAGCTGGATGAGGACTCCACTAGAGTACCCAAAATTGCCTCAATAGATATTCATTCCAGTTCACAGAAAGCTGTGGATTTTGAGAAGAAATGTCCTATCCACCCATCTGTTGCTTACGAGATTGCTGCCTCACCTGCATCTTATGTCCAAT CACAAGAGGAGGGAGAGATTTCAACACGATTATATAAGTCAGAGGTGGCCGCTTACATGGCAGCTTCAACAATGACGGCAGTGGTTGCTGCTGGAGAGAGGGAAAAGCTGGAGGCAGCAAGGGACCTTCAGTCACTCCATTCATTAGCTTGTGAATGGTTTGTCTGTGATGATTTAAGCACTTATACTCGCTGCTTTGTGATTCAG GGATCCGACTCTTTAGCATCTTGGCAAGCAAACCTTTTCTTTGAACCAACTAAATTTGAG GGTACAGATGTGCTTGTTCATAGAGGAATTTATGAAGctgcaaagaaaataattgaGCAATACATGCCAGAAATAATAGGACATATGAAAAAATATGGGGATCGTGCAAAACTTCAATTTACTGGACACTCTCTTGGGGGTAGTCTTTCTCTTTTAGTCAACTTGATGCTACTGACCAGAAAGGTTGTCAAGCCCTCCCATCTACGGCCAGTTGTCACTTTCGGCTAGCCATTTGTGTTCTGTGGAGGCCAGAACTTGCTTGATGAGTTGGGTTTGGATGAGAGCAAAATTCATTGTGTGATGATGCATAGAGATATT GTCCCTAGAGCCTTCTCTTGCAACTACCCTGATCATGTTGCTTTACTGTTGAAGCGTTTAAATGGATCCTTTCGCTCACATTCTTGTTTAATGAAAAATGTAAGtatcatctttttcttcatcattta TATTATACTCTGCAAACTATTCATTCTTCAACCTGATGAGAAGTCATCACCTGCACACACATTACTCCCACCAGGCAGTGCTCTATATGTATTGGACAAGACCCAGATTGGGTACTATACAAGTGCCCTTAGAGCCTTTCTCAATAGTCCACATCCACTAGAGACCCTAGGCGATCCAACAGCCTATGGCTCAGAAGGTACAGTCTGCAGAGACCACGACTCAAGCAACTATCTGAAGGCTGTGAATGGGGTTTTAAGGCAACGTTCAAAGATGGCTGTTCGGAAAGTAAGAAAACAGAGGAATCTGCTGTGGCCGCTTCTTACTTCGCCTTCTCCACACACGTGGTACTACGAGAGTGATTGGAACAACAGCAGTTTAGCGACCAAGGAGATAATGACTGGCGTTTGA